One Campylobacter pinnipediorum subsp. caledonicus genomic window carries:
- the typA gene encoding translational GTPase TypA: protein MENLRNIAVIAHVDHGKTTMVDELLKQSGTFNEHQSVGERVMDNNDIEKERGITILSKNTAIKYKDTKINIIDTPGHADFGGEVERVLKMVDGVLLLVDAQEGVMPQTKFVVKKALSLGLRPIVVINKIDKPAADPERVINEIFDLFVALDANDEQLEFPVVYAAAKNGFAKHNLDDPDVNMEPLFEAILAHVPAPSGKDENPLQLQVFTLDYDNYVGKIGIARIFNGKISKNQNVTLAKADGTKTNGRISKLIGFLGLERQDINEASTGDIVAIAGFEALDVGDSIVDPNNPIPLDPLHIEEPTLSVVFSVNDGPLAGTEGKHVTSNKIDERLQSEMKTNIAMRYENIGEGKFKVSGRGELQITILAENMRREGYEFLLGRPEVIIKEIDGVKCEPFELLVIDAPDDCTGTVIEKLGKRKAEMISMNPTGDGQTRIEFEIPARGLIGFRSQFLTDTKGEGVMNHSFLEFRPFSGSVEHRTNGSLVSMENGVSLAYSLFNLQDRGVLFIDPQAKVYIGMVIGEHSRPNDLDVNPIKGKNLTNVRASGSDDAIKLVPPRKLSLERALEWIEDDELVEVTPQNIRVRKRYLDPTERKRKAKQSN, encoded by the coding sequence TTGGAAAATTTACGAAATATAGCAGTAATAGCTCACGTTGACCACGGTAAAACGACTATGGTTGATGAATTGCTTAAGCAATCTGGAACATTTAACGAACACCAAAGTGTTGGTGAGCGTGTTATGGATAACAATGATATAGAAAAAGAACGTGGTATAACCATACTTTCTAAGAATACAGCGATAAAATATAAAGATACTAAGATAAACATTATAGACACCCCGGGACACGCCGATTTTGGTGGCGAGGTTGAGCGTGTTTTGAAAATGGTTGATGGTGTATTGCTTTTGGTTGATGCGCAAGAGGGTGTTATGCCTCAGACAAAATTTGTTGTGAAAAAAGCACTTAGTTTGGGTCTAAGACCTATAGTTGTTATAAACAAGATAGATAAACCAGCGGCTGATCCTGAGCGTGTCATAAATGAAATTTTTGACCTGTTTGTTGCGCTTGATGCAAATGATGAACAGCTTGAGTTTCCTGTGGTTTATGCTGCCGCAAAAAATGGATTTGCTAAACATAACTTAGATGATCCGGATGTAAATATGGAACCTCTTTTTGAGGCTATACTTGCACACGTTCCAGCTCCAAGTGGAAAAGATGAAAATCCTTTACAACTTCAAGTATTTACTCTTGATTATGATAACTATGTTGGAAAAATTGGTATTGCTAGAATTTTTAACGGTAAAATTTCTAAAAATCAAAATGTTACTTTGGCAAAGGCTGATGGAACAAAAACAAATGGTAGAATTTCAAAACTTATCGGATTTTTAGGTCTTGAAAGACAAGATATAAACGAAGCTAGTACTGGTGATATAGTTGCTATTGCTGGTTTTGAAGCACTTGATGTTGGTGATAGTATAGTTGATCCAAATAATCCTATCCCGCTTGATCCTTTGCATATAGAAGAGCCTACACTAAGTGTTGTATTTAGTGTAAATGATGGTCCTTTGGCTGGAACAGAGGGTAAGCACGTTACATCAAATAAGATAGATGAGCGTTTGCAAAGCGAGATGAAAACAAATATCGCAATGAGATATGAAAATATAGGCGAAGGTAAATTTAAGGTTAGCGGTCGTGGAGAACTTCAAATAACAATACTAGCTGAAAATATGCGTAGAGAGGGTTATGAGTTTTTGCTTGGTCGTCCTGAGGTTATTATAAAAGAGATAGATGGCGTTAAGTGTGAACCATTTGAGCTTTTGGTTATAGATGCACCTGATGACTGCACCGGAACGGTTATAGAAAAGCTTGGTAAGAGAAAAGCCGAGATGATAAGCATGAATCCAACAGGCGATGGACAAACAAGAATAGAGTTTGAAATACCGGCTAGAGGGCTTATAGGATTTAGAAGTCAGTTTTTGACAGATACAAAGGGCGAGGGCGTTATGAACCATAGCTTTTTAGAGTTTCGTCCGTTTAGTGGAAGTGTTGAGCATAGAACAAATGGTTCTTTGGTTTCTATGGAAAATGGAGTATCTCTTGCTTATTCATTATTTAACTTACAAGACCGTGGAGTTTTATTTATTGACCCACAAGCAAAGGTTTATATAGGCATGGTTATAGGTGAGCATAGTAGACCTAATGACCTTGATGTAAACCCTATAAAAGGTAAAAACCTAACAAACGTTCGTGCTAGTGGTTCTGATGATGCTATAAAACTAGTTCCACCAAGAAAACTTAGCCTTGAACGAGCTCTTGAGTGGATAGAAGATGATGAGCTTGTTGAGGTTACTCCTCAAAACATAAGGGTAAGAAAGCGTTATCTTGATCCAACAGAGAGAAAAAGAAAAGCAAAACAATCTAACTAA
- a CDS encoding prepilin-type N-terminal cleavage/methylation domain-containing protein, which yields MIKRAFTMLELVFVIAIVGILSALAIPRSNKNPLREAANQIMADIRYTQHLAMQDNKFTLQSDGTPENDWYKAYWRILFHYDTQKSKQIWRYTVFSDSGSYSGNPNSIDQIANNPRDLNKKLTSGYARQKYPNQILDKKLNLTKTYGITKVKFNSKNQTLAFDILGRPYSALQNSKSPYEKLLQEDTKISLQGNGDILNIIVFKESGYTCIEDKNNIGNCE from the coding sequence ATGATAAAAAGAGCATTTACAATGTTGGAACTAGTATTTGTTATAGCGATAGTTGGAATACTATCAGCTTTAGCCATACCAAGATCAAATAAAAATCCACTAAGAGAAGCAGCAAATCAGATAATGGCAGATATAAGATATACTCAACACTTAGCAATGCAAGATAATAAATTTACACTACAATCAGATGGCACTCCGGAAAATGATTGGTATAAAGCATACTGGAGAATACTCTTTCATTATGATACGCAAAAAAGTAAGCAAATATGGAGATATACGGTTTTTAGCGATAGTGGTTCATATAGTGGAAATCCAAATTCAATAGATCAAATAGCGAACAACCCAAGAGATTTAAACAAAAAACTAACTAGTGGCTATGCTAGGCAAAAATATCCAAATCAAATTTTAGATAAAAAACTAAACTTAACAAAAACATATGGTATCACAAAAGTAAAGTTTAATTCAAAAAATCAAACATTAGCATTTGATATATTAGGTCGCCCGTATTCTGCATTGCAAAACTCAAAAAGCCCATACGAAAAGTTACTTCAAGAAGATACAAAAATATCATTGCAAGGCAATGGTGATATATTAAATATAATTGTTTTTAAAGAAAGTGGATACACATGCATAGAAGATAAAAACAATATAGGAAATTGTGAATAA
- a CDS encoding phosphoribosyltransferase has translation MFFYSYDEFEKDIKSMAREIRDDFSPDAILAIARGGMTIGHFIAIALQNRNLFSLNSIHYDEQSKLDTINIFNIPDLSNVNKILVVDDIVDSGESMAEIKKTLLKLYPHLDIKIATIFYKKTALLMPDYKAKEATEWIEFFWDITL, from the coding sequence ATGTTTTTTTATTCTTATGATGAATTTGAAAAAGATATAAAGTCTATGGCAAGAGAGATAAGGGATGACTTTAGTCCTGATGCTATACTAGCTATCGCAAGAGGTGGAATGACCATAGGACATTTTATAGCAATTGCTTTACAAAATCGCAATTTATTTAGTCTAAACTCTATACACTACGATGAACAAAGCAAGCTTGACACAATAAACATATTTAACATACCTGATTTATCAAATGTAAATAAAATTTTAGTCGTAGATGATATAGTTGATAGCGGAGAAAGTATGGCTGAGATAAAAAAGACATTATTAAAGCTATATCCTCATTTAGATATAAAAATAGCAACTATATTTTATAAAAAAACCGCTCTTTTAATGCCTGACTATAAAGCAAAAGAGGCAACTGAGTGGATTGAATTTTTTTGGGATATAACACTTTAA
- a CDS encoding NCS2 family permease: MDFFKLKENNTSIKQEFTAGFTTFLAMMYIVPTNAIIMSKTGMPIDALITATALATILATVLNGLWANTPVAMSVGMGLNAYFTFGLVIGMNIPWQTALGIVFLSGILFVALSFTNFRIWVVKSIPIDLRRAISAGIGCFISFIGLQQIGIIANNDAVLVSLGDIKNSNVLLGIIGLLIVMAFWSWKIKGAFMLAVITTSIIAWVFGMSPVPTEFLSTPASIEPIFLQFDIKSVLFDASGVFTLALLPVIIIFFVTDLFDSIGTLTGVGSKAGLFTGKNQNDSKRLEKTLEADALATVGGSLIGVSTTTTFVESASGVAAGGRTGLTAVFCGLLFILTLFLLPFFKAIPANAIYPILVMVGVLMFTELTNVNFKDPAICVATFFIVILMPLTYSITNGLAFGFLSYFIVRVLRKEWEHINLGIIVLSIISFVIFLVH; the protein is encoded by the coding sequence TTGGATTTTTTCAAGCTTAAGGAAAACAACACCAGCATAAAACAAGAATTTACTGCTGGATTTACGACATTTTTGGCGATGATGTATATCGTGCCTACAAATGCTATCATAATGAGTAAAACAGGTATGCCAATAGATGCGCTTATAACAGCAACAGCTCTTGCAACTATCTTAGCAACAGTTTTAAATGGTCTTTGGGCAAACACTCCGGTTGCAATGAGCGTTGGAATGGGTCTTAATGCTTATTTTACATTTGGTCTTGTTATAGGTATGAATATACCTTGGCAAACGGCTTTGGGTATAGTATTTTTATCTGGTATATTGTTTGTAGCCTTGTCTTTTACCAACTTTAGGATATGGGTAGTAAAATCTATACCTATTGATTTAAGAAGAGCTATAAGCGCTGGTATTGGATGTTTTATAAGCTTTATAGGATTACAACAAATAGGAATTATAGCAAACAACGATGCCGTATTGGTTTCATTAGGCGATATCAAAAATTCAAATGTTTTACTTGGAATTATAGGACTACTAATAGTAATGGCATTTTGGTCTTGGAAGATAAAAGGCGCATTTATGTTAGCTGTTATAACCACTTCTATCATAGCTTGGGTTTTTGGAATGTCTCCGGTTCCAACTGAGTTTTTATCAACTCCAGCTTCAATAGAGCCTATATTTTTACAATTTGATATAAAAAGCGTATTGTTTGATGCAAGTGGTGTCTTTACGCTCGCTTTACTTCCTGTAATTATAATATTTTTTGTAACAGATTTATTTGACTCTATCGGCACTTTAACTGGTGTTGGAAGCAAGGCTGGCTTATTTACAGGAAAAAATCAAAATGATTCAAAAAGATTAGAAAAGACATTAGAAGCTGATGCACTGGCTACAGTAGGTGGATCGCTAATAGGCGTTAGCACAACCACAACATTCGTAGAAAGTGCAAGTGGAGTAGCCGCTGGCGGAAGAACTGGACTGACAGCTGTATTTTGTGGATTATTGTTTATCTTGACACTATTTTTACTTCCATTTTTTAAAGCAATCCCAGCAAATGCAATCTATCCTATCTTGGTAATGGTGGGTGTTTTGATGTTTACAGAACTTACAAATGTAAATTTCAAAGACCCGGCTATATGTGTAGCAACATTTTTTATAGTTATTTTAATGCCATTAACATACTCTATAACAAATGGTTTGGCATTTGGATTTTTATCTTACTTTATAGTAAGAGTGCTAAGAAAAGAGTGGGAGCATATAAATTTAGGAATTATTGTATTGTCTATTATTAGCTTTGTAATATTCTTAGTTCATTAA
- the mqnE gene encoding aminofutalosine synthase MqnE yields the protein MNIIKKLENGERIDKHEAYSLYELDLFTLGKFAFKQRVKRFGKKVFFNINRHINPTNICADICKFCAFSAHRKNPNPYKMSHEEILQIVGNSVKNGVKEVHIVSAHNVQSGWEWYLEIFKKIKEQYPQIHIKALTAAEIDFLSRSCGFSYEEVIDKMIEYGVDSMPGGGAEIFDEDIRKRICNGKVSSENWLKIHQIWHEHGRQSNATMLFGHIESREHRIDHMLRIRDLQDKTNGFNAFIPLVYQTQNNYLKDIKFLGSSEILKTIAIARLLLDNVAHIKAYWATSTLNLAMIAQEFGADDLDGTIEKESIQSAAGANSANGTNLKTFCELIRSSGFLPVERDSLYNEIKIY from the coding sequence ATGAATATTATTAAAAAACTTGAAAATGGCGAAAGAATAGACAAGCACGAGGCATATAGCTTGTATGAGCTTGACCTTTTCACGCTAGGAAAGTTTGCATTTAAGCAAAGAGTTAAAAGATTTGGAAAAAAAGTTTTTTTTAACATAAATAGACACATAAATCCTACAAATATATGTGCTGATATATGTAAATTTTGTGCATTTTCAGCACATAGAAAAAATCCAAATCCTTACAAAATGTCGCACGAAGAAATTCTACAAATAGTAGGAAATAGTGTAAAAAATGGTGTCAAAGAGGTGCATATAGTATCAGCTCACAATGTCCAAAGTGGTTGGGAGTGGTATCTTGAAATTTTCAAAAAAATCAAAGAACAATATCCACAAATACATATAAAAGCACTTACTGCTGCTGAGATTGATTTTTTATCAAGAAGTTGTGGTTTTAGCTACGAAGAAGTTATAGATAAAATGATAGAATACGGAGTGGATAGTATGCCCGGTGGTGGGGCTGAGATATTTGATGAGGATATACGCAAAAGAATTTGCAACGGAAAAGTAAGCTCTGAAAATTGGCTAAAGATTCATCAAATTTGGCACGAACATGGTCGCCAAAGTAACGCCACAATGTTATTTGGTCATATAGAATCAAGAGAGCATAGGATAGACCATATGCTTAGAATTCGCGACTTGCAAGATAAAACAAATGGCTTTAATGCATTCATTCCTCTAGTTTATCAAACACAAAACAACTACTTAAAAGATATAAAATTTCTAGGTTCAAGTGAGATACTAAAAACGATAGCCATAGCAAGACTTCTTTTAGATAATGTAGCACACATTAAAGCTTATTGGGCCACATCTACACTTAATCTAGCAATGATAGCTCAAGAATTTGGAGCTGATGATCTTGATGGAACGATAGAAAAAGAAAGTATACAAAGTGCTGCTGGTGCAAATAGTGCTAACGGAACAAATTTAAAAACATTTTGTGAGCTTATAAGAAGCTCTGGGTTTTTGCCTGTTGAAAGAGACAGTTTGTATAATGAAATAAAAATTTATTAA
- a CDS encoding HD domain-containing protein has product MKDVNKFYKFFSKNSRNFINFLIKERDDTFKNIFSETLAQFFGDFCPDIDKLPISIIATNKYAQNLISVNSKLDIMIVYKDIQGYNTKHLLRSLDERFQEFDINIKIVELLSLYDKFKDDIKSKSKLCLIRYICGSKTLYKSARDEITRLKEYNKDAFLSYHIKKLLPFDSVPFLEQEPNLKTSFGGVDDIYSLNCILSTISGENSARVPSMLLLDEKQTSQFNICVDFLLSLKSTLNLVNNEDIFSEKNIDEITTLMQTKSKKSQDTNIRISQKILSCMKNIGLFTRFVASSITNYNFSNFSFLQKKLSKTKGGFYNLNSTLFVHRHKKIVSLKDLLNNFILVDDVCYKIDMSVIFYIKKVVSADDGMQNINTQIKKLLSKNNSHCILKAFLDAGVLNVLIKPMENIALLPKYDGYHKFSVDEHSMFTLYFLENIKDKFIKSLYDDVCLQGKIMLKIVALMHDVGKGSEGEHEIVGANIFRAYANKLELSPEAVNMGVLLIKYHTLMNVVANTEDIYSQRVVFSFISKLSDKKSLKLLYVLTYCVVNATDDSLYTPYLSKLLRKLYDLSFESFDDENLLDEATRRVKKEHRIKRHDEFAVLDENIQNKIFEIYSNLLFAKHSVLDIINITKKAFLCDGIEFDLQNTQGLRIKIISNRFLNLSALLAVFADFDLAYMEIFELFDEKFFIRLEFNKNIKNSDLLNFKAKALKALNSNEKLVLTTPIIYKDEISFDLNHSDEYAKLNINAKDQIGLMAYVMSVFYDMNFKITSAKVQTIKNKTRNLFLISKNNGLHLNYEKILNLLISE; this is encoded by the coding sequence TTGAAAGATGTAAATAAATTTTATAAATTTTTTAGTAAAAATAGTAGAAATTTTATAAATTTTTTAATAAAAGAGCGTGATGATACATTTAAAAATATCTTTTCGGAAACACTAGCTCAATTTTTTGGTGATTTTTGTCCCGATATAGATAAGCTTCCAATAAGTATAATAGCTACCAATAAATATGCTCAAAATCTTATCTCTGTAAATTCAAAACTAGACATTATGATAGTTTATAAGGATATACAAGGCTATAATACAAAGCATTTATTAAGATCCTTGGATGAAAGATTTCAAGAGTTTGATATAAATATTAAGATTGTAGAGTTATTAAGTTTGTATGATAAATTTAAAGATGATATAAAATCAAAAAGTAAACTTTGTTTGATAAGATACATATGTGGGTCAAAAACTCTTTATAAAAGTGCAAGAGATGAGATAACAAGATTAAAAGAGTATAACAAAGATGCTTTTTTATCGTATCATATTAAAAAGCTTTTGCCTTTTGATAGTGTTCCGTTTTTGGAACAAGAGCCGAATTTAAAAACAAGCTTCGGAGGCGTTGATGATATATACTCTTTAAATTGTATATTAAGCACCATAAGTGGAGAAAATAGCGCAAGAGTGCCATCTATGCTTTTGCTTGATGAGAAGCAAACAAGCCAGTTTAATATATGTGTAGATTTTTTACTATCATTAAAATCAACTTTGAATTTAGTAAATAATGAAGATATTTTTAGTGAAAAAAATATAGATGAAATAACAACATTAATGCAGACAAAATCTAAAAAATCACAAGATACAAATATTAGAATCAGTCAAAAAATTCTAAGTTGCATGAAAAATATAGGTTTATTTACCCGTTTTGTTGCCTCATCAATCACAAATTATAATTTTTCAAATTTCTCATTTTTGCAAAAAAAATTATCTAAAACAAAAGGCGGTTTTTATAATCTAAACTCAACACTTTTTGTCCATAGGCATAAAAAAATAGTGAGTTTAAAAGATCTTTTAAATAACTTTATTTTGGTTGATGATGTTTGTTATAAGATTGATATGAGCGTTATTTTTTATATCAAAAAGGTTGTTAGTGCCGATGATGGAATGCAAAATATAAATACACAAATCAAAAAATTACTATCTAAAAATAACTCACATTGTATACTAAAAGCATTTCTTGATGCAGGGGTTCTTAATGTCCTTATAAAGCCTATGGAAAATATAGCACTACTTCCAAAATACGATGGTTATCATAAATTTAGTGTTGATGAGCATAGCATGTTTACCTTGTATTTTTTGGAAAATATAAAAGATAAATTTATAAAATCTCTTTATGATGATGTATGCTTGCAGGGTAAGATCATGCTTAAGATAGTGGCTTTAATGCATGATGTTGGCAAAGGAAGTGAAGGTGAGCATGAGATAGTTGGCGCAAATATATTTAGAGCATATGCCAACAAGCTGGAGCTTAGTCCAGAAGCTGTAAATATGGGTGTTTTGCTTATAAAATATCATACCTTGATGAATGTTGTCGCAAATACCGAGGATATATATTCTCAAAGAGTTGTTTTTAGCTTCATATCAAAACTTTCAGACAAAAAAAGCTTGAAGCTTCTTTATGTTCTTACTTATTGTGTTGTTAATGCAACGGACGATAGCCTTTATACTCCATATCTATCAAAGCTTTTAAGAAAACTTTATGATTTGTCTTTTGAGAGTTTTGATGATGAGAATTTGCTTGATGAGGCTACTAGAAGAGTAAAAAAAGAGCATAGAATAAAAAGACACGATGAGTTTGCTGTATTAGATGAAAATATTCAAAATAAAATTTTTGAAATTTATTCAAATTTATTATTTGCAAAACATAGTGTTTTAGATATCATAAATATAACAAAAAAGGCATTTTTATGTGATGGTATAGAATTTGATTTGCAAAACACTCAAGGCTTAAGAATTAAAATCATATCTAATAGATTTTTAAATTTGTCAGCTTTGCTTGCTGTTTTTGCCGATTTTGATCTTGCTTATATGGAAATTTTTGAGCTTTTTGATGAAAAATTTTTTATAAGACTTGAGTTTAATAAAAATATAAAAAATAGCGATCTTTTAAATTTTAAAGCAAAGGCATTAAAAGCACTAAACAGCAATGAAAAGCTTGTTTTAACAACACCTATTATATATAAAGATGAGATAAGTTTTGATCTTAATCACTCTGACGAGTATGCTAAATTAAATATAAATGCAAAAGACCAAATAGGTCTTATGGCTTATGTGATGAGTGTTTTTTATGATATGAATTTTAAAATAACAAGTGCAAAAGTTCAAACTATCAAAAACAAAACTAGGAATTTATTTTTGATAAGCAAGAACAATGGTTTGCATTTAAATTATGAAAAAATATTAAATTTATTAATAAGTGAGTAA
- the glmS gene encoding glutamine--fructose-6-phosphate transaminase (isomerizing), translated as MCGIVGYIGESEKKNIILSGLKELEYRGYDSAGMAVMSDDEIQYFKAAGKLENLADKTKDFSLSGMGVAIGHTRWATHGKPTEINAHPHLGEHSFVVHNGIIENYKELKDELEAKGVKFISQTDTEVIVHLFEENVKHTDDVFKAYEMSIARLKGAYATLLITKLAPNKIFFAKDAAPLAIAKNDKELFFASSDAAVIGVAREVAYLDDKSYGFIGDGDIEVYKDSKPIKPMFIPLPKDKTYAQKEGYRFFMEKEIYEQSSVVSDCLMGRVKKQKIVLEGVDDGLLKGVDDVVLCACGTSYHAALTASYLFERLAGVRAKVEIASEFRYRQARLHKNTLFIVISQSGETADTLEALKIAKEQGLKTLAICNVDNSSIVRLADITLLTRAGIEKGVASTKAFATQVVLLWMFVLQMAEAKNSIEPKELEKEIQALLHIPTVLNIDSKLQEKIYRLSKHYLHGHGFFFIGRDIFYPLALEGALKLKEISYLHAEGYPSGEMKHGPIALADERLFTIALMPKNTLYEKTKSNVEELAARDSYILAISPFEFELSDDFIKIKEHEHAMSEFFEMMVVLQILALEISIRLGNNVDMPRNLAKSVTVE; from the coding sequence ATGTGTGGAATAGTTGGATATATAGGCGAAAGTGAAAAGAAAAATATAATCTTAAGTGGATTAAAAGAACTTGAATATAGGGGTTATGATAGTGCCGGAATGGCTGTAATGAGTGATGATGAGATACAGTATTTTAAGGCTGCTGGAAAGCTTGAAAACCTAGCCGATAAAACAAAAGATTTTAGTTTAAGCGGTATGGGTGTGGCTATAGGCCATACTAGGTGGGCTACTCACGGCAAACCAACAGAAATAAATGCTCACCCTCATTTAGGAGAGCATTCTTTTGTTGTTCATAATGGAATTATTGAAAACTATAAAGAGCTAAAAGATGAGTTAGAAGCAAAAGGTGTTAAGTTTATCAGTCAAACAGATACGGAAGTAATCGTTCATTTGTTTGAAGAAAATGTCAAACATACTGATGATGTATTTAAGGCATATGAGATGAGTATAGCAAGGCTAAAAGGCGCTTATGCTACCTTGCTTATAACAAAACTAGCCCCAAATAAGATATTTTTTGCAAAAGATGCAGCTCCTCTTGCAATAGCCAAAAATGATAAAGAATTATTTTTTGCATCATCTGATGCAGCGGTTATAGGTGTTGCTAGGGAGGTTGCTTATCTTGATGACAAAAGTTATGGATTTATTGGCGATGGAGATATTGAGGTTTATAAAGATTCAAAACCTATAAAACCTATGTTTATACCACTTCCAAAAGATAAAACCTATGCACAAAAAGAGGGGTATAGGTTTTTTATGGAAAAAGAGATATATGAACAAAGTAGTGTTGTGAGTGATTGTCTTATGGGTAGGGTTAAAAAACAAAAAATAGTCTTAGAGGGTGTTGATGATGGGCTTTTAAAAGGCGTAGATGATGTTGTTTTGTGTGCTTGTGGAACAAGTTATCATGCGGCACTTACGGCTAGTTATTTGTTTGAGAGATTAGCTGGTGTTAGAGCTAAGGTTGAGATAGCTAGTGAGTTTAGATATAGACAAGCAAGACTTCATAAAAATACACTTTTTATTGTTATTAGTCAAAGTGGAGAGACCGCTGATACTTTAGAGGCTTTAAAAATTGCAAAAGAACAAGGACTAAAAACGCTGGCTATTTGTAATGTTGATAATTCATCTATAGTCAGACTTGCTGATATTACACTTTTAACTAGAGCTGGCATTGAAAAAGGTGTTGCTAGCACAAAGGCTTTTGCTACTCAGGTTGTTTTGCTTTGGATGTTTGTTTTACAGATGGCTGAGGCTAAAAATAGCATAGAGCCTAAAGAGCTTGAAAAAGAGATTCAAGCCTTGCTTCATATCCCAACTGTTTTAAATATTGATTCAAAATTGCAAGAAAAAATTTATAGACTTTCTAAACATTATTTACATGGACATGGATTTTTCTTTATAGGTAGGGATATATTTTATCCACTTGCATTAGAGGGTGCTTTAAAACTAAAGGAGATATCTTATCTACATGCAGAGGGTTATCCATCTGGCGAGATGAAGCATGGACCAATAGCCTTGGCTGATGAGAGATTATTTACTATAGCCCTTATGCCAAAAAATACGCTTTATGAAAAGACAAAAAGTAATGTTGAAGAGCTTGCGGCAAGGGATTCTTATATACTTGCTATTAGCCCATTTGAATTTGAGCTAAGTGATGATTTTATCAAAATAAAAGAGCATGAGCATGCTATGTCTGAGTTTTTTGAGATGATGGTTGTGCTTCAAATTTTAGCGCTTGAAATTTCTATAAGACTTGGTAATAATGTAGATATGCCAAGAAATTTAGCAAAGAGTGTAACAGTAGAATAG
- the msrB gene encoding peptide-methionine (R)-S-oxide reductase MsrB, whose translation MNEIKEEIYLAGGCFWGMQGYFDQLLGVLQTDVGYANGDSDITSYYDIAKTHHAETLRVVFDSSKISLAELLAHFLRIVDPTSLNKQGNDVGEQYRSGIYYTNEKQADIINASLKQEQNNYDKPFVVEVEPIKNYVLAEEYHQKYLDKNTNGYCHVELSLAKKPLDDTRFNKPSKDELKKILSDVAFAVTQENATERPFSSEYDKFGEKGIYVDIVSKKPLFSSSDKYDAGCGWPSFTKPITTDAISYKNDDSHGMKRVEVRSKVADGHLGHVFEDGIKEKGGLRYCINGAALEFIPLEKMKQMGYEKFIPFVR comes from the coding sequence ATGAATGAAATAAAAGAAGAGATATATCTGGCAGGTGGTTGTTTTTGGGGCATGCAAGGATATTTTGATCAACTTTTAGGGGTTTTACAAACAGATGTTGGTTATGCAAATGGAGATAGTGATATAACAAGCTATTATGATATAGCAAAAACTCATCATGCTGAAACTTTGCGTGTTGTTTTTGATAGTTCAAAGATATCTTTAGCTGAGTTATTGGCTCATTTTTTAAGGATTGTTGACCCAACATCTTTAAACAAACAAGGAAATGATGTAGGCGAGCAGTATAGAAGCGGTATTTACTATACTAATGAAAAGCAGGCAGATATAATAAATGCAAGTTTAAAACAAGAGCAAAATAACTATGATAAGCCTTTTGTTGTTGAAGTTGAGCCTATAAAAAACTATGTTTTGGCTGAAGAATATCATCAAAAATATCTTGATAAAAACACAAATGGGTATTGTCATGTCGAACTTTCTTTGGCTAAAAAGCCACTTGATGATACTAGATTTAATAAGCCAAGTAAAGATGAATTAAAAAAAATACTATCTGATGTTGCATTTGCTGTTACTCAAGAAAATGCAACAGAAAGACCATTTTCTAGCGAATATGATAAGTTTGGAGAAAAAGGCATTTATGTTGATATTGTTAGTAAAAAGCCACTTTTTAGCTCATCTGATAAATATGATGCTGGTTGTGGTTGGCCTAGTTTTACAAAACCTATAACAACCGATGCTATCTCTTATAAAAATGATGATAGTCATGGTATGAAAAGGGTTGAGGTTCGTTCAAAAGTTGCTGATGGACATCTTGGACATGTTTTTGAAGATGGTATAAAAGAAAAAGGCGGGCTTAGGTATTGTATCAATGGTGCTGCTTTGGAGTTTATTCCACTTGAAAAGATGAAGCAAATGGGGTATGAAAAATTTATTCCTTTTGTTAGATAA